The Nicotiana tabacum cultivar K326 chromosome 14, ASM71507v2, whole genome shotgun sequence genome contains a region encoding:
- the LOC107772352 gene encoding threonine--tRNA ligase, mitochondrial 1 isoform X1: MGKAAKSSKANSTAAYPKDESYLQNVIPKRIKLFESIQNEQRVQRLSLSPDPIKIELPNGTIKEGKKWNTRPLDIAKEISKSLASKALIAKVNGVLWDLLRPLECDCKLELFTFDSDEGRDTFWHSSAHILGESLERTYGCKLCIGPCTTRGEGFYYDAFYGDLGLNEDHFKRIESEAAKAVSEKQPFERIEVSRQQALDMFSDNRFKVEIIKDLPEDKTITVYRCGPLVDLCRGPHIPNTSFVKALACTKASSAYWRGDKDRESLQRVYGISYPDRKRLKEYLVMLEEAKKYDHRELGKKQELFFFHSLSPGSCFFLPHGARVCNKLLEFIKRQYWKRGYEEVWSPNMYNMQLWETSGHAANYKENMFVFEIDKQEFGLKPMNCPGHCLIFDHRVRSYRELPLRLADFGVLHRNEASGALSGLTRVRRFQQDDAHIFCRESQIKNEVKGVLDFISYVYTIFGFTFDLKLSTKPEKYIGDRETWEKAETALLEALDEFGKPWEISKGEGAFYGPKIDVSVSDAMKRKFQCATLQLDFQLPQCFDLSYSAEDESRRERPVMIHRAILGSVERMFAILLEHFKGKWPFWLSPRQAMVCPVSYKFQSYALEIRERIHDAGYYVDVDTSDRTIQKKVREAQVAQYNYILVVGEAEANSGQVSVRVRDQPDYQVMTVNDLLAHFKDMVASFQ, translated from the exons ATGGGAAAAGCTGCGAAAAGTTCCAAAGCTAATTCCACCGCCGCTTACCCTAAAGACGAAAGTTATCTACAAAACGTTATTCCTAAGCGTATCAAACTCTTCGAATCAATCCAAAACGAGCAACGCGTTCAGCGCCTTTCGCTCTCCCCTGATCCTATCAA GATCGAGTTACCGAATGGGACAATCAAGGAGGGGAAGAAATGGAATACCAGACCATTGGATATAGCAAAGGAGATATCGAAGAGCTTGGCTTCAAAGGCATTGATCGCTAAGGTGAACGGGGTGCTTTGGGATTTGTTGAGGCCGTTGGAATGTGATTGTAAGCTAGAGCTCTTCACTTTTGACAGTGATGAAGGTCGCGACACATTTTGGCACTCGAGTGCTCACATTCTTGGAGAG TCGTTGGAGAGGACATATGGATGCAAATTGTGTATTGGACCATGTACAACAAGAGGAGAG GGTTTCTATTATGATGCCTTTTATGGTGATCTGGGATTAAATGAGGATCATTTTAAACGGATCGAGTCGGAGGCAGCAAAAGCTGTTTCG GAGAAGCAACCTTTTGAACGCATCGAAGTTTCACGGCAACAAGCTCTTGATATGTTCTCTGACAATAGGTTTAAG GTTGAAATCATTAAGGATTTACCTGAAGATAAAACAATCACAGTATACAGATGTGGCCCCTTGGTTGATCTGTGCCGTGGTCCGCATATACCAAATACATCTTTTGTTAAAGCATTAGCTTGTACAAAG GCTTCATCAGCATATTGGAGGGGAGATAAGGACCGTGAAAGCTTGCAAAGAGTTTATGGAATATCTTATCCAGATCGAAAACGGTTGAAG GAATATCTAGTGATGCTGGAGGAAGCAAAGAAATATGATCACAGAGAGCTGGGAAAGAAGCAGGagcttttcttttttcattcacTAAG CCCtggaagttgtttctttcttCCACATGGTGCTCGAGTTTGCAACAAATTGCTGGAGTTCATAAAGAGGCAGTATTGGAAGAGAGGCTACGAGGAG GTTTGGAGTCCAAATATGTACAACATGCAGTTGTGGGAAACTTCTGGTCATGCTGCAAATTACAAGGAGAATATGTTTGTGTTTGAG ATTGATAAACAAGAATTTGGGCTGAAGCCAATGAACTGCCCAGGTCATTGTTTAATATTTGATCACAGAGTTCGTTCCTACAGGG AGCTACCACTTCGTCTGGCTGACTTTGGGGTTCTGCACAGGAATGAGGCCAGTGGTGCACTTAGTGGCTTAACTCGTGTTAGGAGATTTCAGCAG GATGATGCTCACATTTTTTGCAGAGAGTCACAG ATTAAGAATGAAGTCAAGGGTGTCTTAGATTTCATCAGCTATGTGTATACAATATTTGGTTTCACTTTTGACCTGAAGTTATCAACA AAGCCTGAAAAATATATTGGCGACAGAGAAACTTGGGAAAAGGCTGAAACTGCTCTTTTAGAAGCATTAGATGAGTTTGGGAAGCCCTGGGAG ATTAGCAAAGGAGAAGGAGCATTTTACGGCCCAAAAATTGATGTAAGTGTTTCTGATGCAATGAAGAGGAAATTCCAATGTGCAACATTGCAG CTTGATTTTCAACTCCCTCAATGTTTCGACCTATCATACTCAGCAGAAGATGAAAGTAGGAGAGAGAGACCAGTAATGATACATAGGGCTATCCTTGGGTCAGTTGAGCGTATGTTTGCTATTCTTTTGGAGCATTTCAAGGGGAAATGGCCTTTCTGGCTTAGTCCACGTCAAGCGATGGTCTGCCCTGTTTCCTACAAATTCCAATCGTACGCGCTTGAG ATCCGGGAGCGGATACATGATGCTGGTTATTATGTTGATGTTGATACAAGTGACAGGACAATCCAGAAAAAG GTACGAGAGGCTCAAGTGGCACAATATAACTATATTCTGGTTGTTGGAGAAGCAGAAGCCAATAGTGGGCAG GTGAGCGTTCGAGTAAGAGACCAGCCTGATTATCAAGTCATGACAGTTAACGACCTCCTCGCCCACTTCAAAGATATGGTTGCATCATTTCAATAG
- the LOC107772352 gene encoding threonine--tRNA ligase, mitochondrial 1 isoform X2, whose protein sequence is MGKAAKSSKANSTAAYPKDESYLQNVIPKRIKLFESIQNEQRVQRLSLSPDPIKIELPNGTIKEGKKWNTRPLDIAKEISKSLASKALIAKVNGVLWDLLRPLECDCKLELFTFDSDEGRDTFWHSSAHILGESLERTYGCKLCIGPCTTRGEGFYYDAFYGDLGLNEDHFKRIESEAAKAVSEKQPFERIEVSRQQALDMFSDNRFKVEIIKDLPEDKTITVYRCGPLVDLCRGPHIPNTSFVKALACTKASSAYWRGDKDRESLQRVYGISYPDRKRLKEYLVMLEEAKKYDHRELGKKQELFFFHSLSPGSCFFLPHGARVCNKLLEFIKRQYWKRGYEEVWSPNMYNMQLWETSGHAANYKENMFVFEIDKQEFGLKPMNCPGHCLIFDHRVRSYRELPLRLADFGVLHRNEASGALSGLTRVRRFQQKPEKYIGDRETWEKAETALLEALDEFGKPWEISKGEGAFYGPKIDVSVSDAMKRKFQCATLQLDFQLPQCFDLSYSAEDESRRERPVMIHRAILGSVERMFAILLEHFKGKWPFWLSPRQAMVCPVSYKFQSYALEIRERIHDAGYYVDVDTSDRTIQKKVREAQVAQYNYILVVGEAEANSGQVSVRVRDQPDYQVMTVNDLLAHFKDMVASFQ, encoded by the exons ATGGGAAAAGCTGCGAAAAGTTCCAAAGCTAATTCCACCGCCGCTTACCCTAAAGACGAAAGTTATCTACAAAACGTTATTCCTAAGCGTATCAAACTCTTCGAATCAATCCAAAACGAGCAACGCGTTCAGCGCCTTTCGCTCTCCCCTGATCCTATCAA GATCGAGTTACCGAATGGGACAATCAAGGAGGGGAAGAAATGGAATACCAGACCATTGGATATAGCAAAGGAGATATCGAAGAGCTTGGCTTCAAAGGCATTGATCGCTAAGGTGAACGGGGTGCTTTGGGATTTGTTGAGGCCGTTGGAATGTGATTGTAAGCTAGAGCTCTTCACTTTTGACAGTGATGAAGGTCGCGACACATTTTGGCACTCGAGTGCTCACATTCTTGGAGAG TCGTTGGAGAGGACATATGGATGCAAATTGTGTATTGGACCATGTACAACAAGAGGAGAG GGTTTCTATTATGATGCCTTTTATGGTGATCTGGGATTAAATGAGGATCATTTTAAACGGATCGAGTCGGAGGCAGCAAAAGCTGTTTCG GAGAAGCAACCTTTTGAACGCATCGAAGTTTCACGGCAACAAGCTCTTGATATGTTCTCTGACAATAGGTTTAAG GTTGAAATCATTAAGGATTTACCTGAAGATAAAACAATCACAGTATACAGATGTGGCCCCTTGGTTGATCTGTGCCGTGGTCCGCATATACCAAATACATCTTTTGTTAAAGCATTAGCTTGTACAAAG GCTTCATCAGCATATTGGAGGGGAGATAAGGACCGTGAAAGCTTGCAAAGAGTTTATGGAATATCTTATCCAGATCGAAAACGGTTGAAG GAATATCTAGTGATGCTGGAGGAAGCAAAGAAATATGATCACAGAGAGCTGGGAAAGAAGCAGGagcttttcttttttcattcacTAAG CCCtggaagttgtttctttcttCCACATGGTGCTCGAGTTTGCAACAAATTGCTGGAGTTCATAAAGAGGCAGTATTGGAAGAGAGGCTACGAGGAG GTTTGGAGTCCAAATATGTACAACATGCAGTTGTGGGAAACTTCTGGTCATGCTGCAAATTACAAGGAGAATATGTTTGTGTTTGAG ATTGATAAACAAGAATTTGGGCTGAAGCCAATGAACTGCCCAGGTCATTGTTTAATATTTGATCACAGAGTTCGTTCCTACAGGG AGCTACCACTTCGTCTGGCTGACTTTGGGGTTCTGCACAGGAATGAGGCCAGTGGTGCACTTAGTGGCTTAACTCGTGTTAGGAGATTTCAGCAG AAGCCTGAAAAATATATTGGCGACAGAGAAACTTGGGAAAAGGCTGAAACTGCTCTTTTAGAAGCATTAGATGAGTTTGGGAAGCCCTGGGAG ATTAGCAAAGGAGAAGGAGCATTTTACGGCCCAAAAATTGATGTAAGTGTTTCTGATGCAATGAAGAGGAAATTCCAATGTGCAACATTGCAG CTTGATTTTCAACTCCCTCAATGTTTCGACCTATCATACTCAGCAGAAGATGAAAGTAGGAGAGAGAGACCAGTAATGATACATAGGGCTATCCTTGGGTCAGTTGAGCGTATGTTTGCTATTCTTTTGGAGCATTTCAAGGGGAAATGGCCTTTCTGGCTTAGTCCACGTCAAGCGATGGTCTGCCCTGTTTCCTACAAATTCCAATCGTACGCGCTTGAG ATCCGGGAGCGGATACATGATGCTGGTTATTATGTTGATGTTGATACAAGTGACAGGACAATCCAGAAAAAG GTACGAGAGGCTCAAGTGGCACAATATAACTATATTCTGGTTGTTGGAGAAGCAGAAGCCAATAGTGGGCAG GTGAGCGTTCGAGTAAGAGACCAGCCTGATTATCAAGTCATGACAGTTAACGACCTCCTCGCCCACTTCAAAGATATGGTTGCATCATTTCAATAG